From a single Microbacterium terrisoli genomic region:
- a CDS encoding dihydrofolate reductase: MPVGLIWAQARGAVIGAAGGMPWHVPEDMAHFRQLTTGHPVVMGRRTWESFPERFRPLPGRRNIVITRNDGWAADGAERAASLDAALALAGGGAAGEPDEHGADGVVWVIGGGQIFRDAIARADELGVTVLEVTELDLDVPGDTTAPEIAGWRPAASDPSPTEWHSSRTGVRYRFVRYVREVRTSSLSPGVPGSSV, from the coding sequence ATGCCCGTCGGACTGATCTGGGCGCAGGCGCGCGGGGCAGTGATCGGTGCCGCCGGCGGCATGCCCTGGCACGTTCCCGAAGACATGGCGCATTTCAGACAGCTCACGACGGGGCACCCTGTGGTGATGGGACGCCGCACATGGGAGTCGTTCCCCGAACGGTTCCGCCCGCTGCCCGGGCGACGCAACATCGTGATCACCCGCAACGACGGCTGGGCGGCCGACGGCGCCGAGCGAGCGGCGTCACTGGATGCTGCGCTCGCGCTCGCCGGTGGCGGGGCCGCCGGCGAGCCTGACGAGCACGGTGCCGATGGCGTCGTCTGGGTCATCGGCGGGGGCCAGATCTTCCGCGATGCGATCGCGCGTGCCGACGAGCTCGGCGTCACCGTGCTCGAAGTCACCGAGTTGGACCTGGACGTGCCCGGAGACACGACGGCGCCCGAGATCGCCGGATGGCGGCCCGCGGCATCCGATCCGTCGCCGACCGAGTGGCACTCCTCGCGCACCGGTGTGCGCTACCGCTTCGTGCGTTACGTGCGCGAGGTAAGGACATCGTCCCTGTCCCCAGGAGTGCCAGGCAGTAGCGTGTGA
- a CDS encoding SDR family NAD(P)-dependent oxidoreductase, with the protein MVTALVTGASSGLGAEYARQLAERGADVVLVGRDRQALESVAAEVRVQGREAEVLVADLLDPAQIATVVARLTDAQRPVEVLVSNAGHGLSLAFEHNDVEAEVRHLRLHDEVALRLIHAALGPMLDRGHGKILTVASIAAFMPRSTYGAVKQWLVSFCRWANVTYAPRGVTVTAVCPGFVHTNFHERLGLPPGQEGIPGWMWLDAPLVVRASLRDLAHGRAVSIPSLRYKLVARVLPLLPDRLTARIGQRGRSSEA; encoded by the coding sequence ATGGTGACGGCACTGGTGACGGGGGCGAGCTCGGGGCTCGGCGCGGAGTACGCGCGGCAGTTGGCCGAGCGGGGCGCCGATGTCGTCCTGGTGGGTCGTGACCGGCAGGCCCTGGAGAGCGTGGCCGCCGAGGTTCGGGTGCAGGGCCGCGAGGCTGAGGTGCTCGTGGCCGACCTGCTCGACCCCGCGCAGATCGCGACGGTGGTGGCGCGGCTGACCGACGCCCAGCGGCCGGTCGAGGTGCTGGTCAGCAACGCCGGGCACGGGTTGTCGCTGGCATTCGAGCACAACGACGTCGAGGCCGAAGTGCGCCACCTGCGTCTGCACGATGAGGTCGCACTCCGGCTGATCCACGCGGCTCTGGGGCCGATGCTCGACCGCGGGCATGGCAAGATCCTGACCGTCGCATCGATCGCGGCCTTCATGCCGCGCTCGACCTACGGCGCGGTCAAGCAGTGGCTGGTGTCGTTCTGCCGCTGGGCGAACGTCACGTACGCGCCGCGCGGGGTGACGGTGACCGCGGTGTGCCCGGGGTTCGTGCACACGAACTTCCACGAGCGGCTGGGTCTGCCGCCGGGCCAGGAGGGCATCCCCGGCTGGATGTGGCTGGACGCGCCCCTGGTGGTGCGCGCATCGCTGCGCGATCTCGCCCACGGCCGCGCTGTGTCGATTCCATCGCTGCGCTACAAGCTCGTCGCCCGAGTGCTGCCGCTGCTGCCCGACCGCCTGACTGCCCGAATCGGCCAGCGCGGGCGCTCGTCCGAGGCCTGA